One Rattus norvegicus strain BN/NHsdMcwi chromosome 20, GRCr8, whole genome shotgun sequence DNA segment encodes these proteins:
- the RT1-N3 gene encoding RT1 class Ib, locus N3 produces MLWVPKAAARWLSALLQILLLNACFSWTWTLVGSHSLRYFSTVMSWPGLREPRIIVSGYIDNMEFLRLDSDAETPRVKPLVPWLEQEGLEYLEQQIHRIRTQAQQSERNLMTLVRFYNKSMDDFHTLQWQQGCDVGSDGRLLHWYDQLAFDGIDHPTLNKDLRFWTAWTSTVAQISQPELEARLKDNCSELLQKYPEKEKERLLRSDPPRAHVTRHPRPESDVTLRCWALGFYPADITLTWQLNGEDLIQEMEFVETRPAGDGTFQKWASVVVPLGKEQKYTCLVEHEGLSEPLTLRWEPAQDSTTTIILIILPTVSAIALCVAAVATCICLKKKAGERGRHDTQEADGDSPQDSSKIVVDDQEMEDPFWNTENYRTHLGYRSGTLGFLSLSP; encoded by the exons ATGCTCTGGGTTCCTAAGGCTGCTGCGCGCTGGCTCAGTGCCCTTCTCCAGATCCTGCTCCTGAATGCCTGCTTCTCCTGGACTTGGACCCTTGTGG GCTCACACTCCCTGCGGTATTTCTCCACTGTCATGTCCTGGCCCGGCCTCCGGGAGCCAAGGATAATAGTCAGCGGCTACATAGATAATATGGAGTTCCTGCGCTTGGACAGCGACGCCGAAACTCCAAGGGTGAAGCCCCTAGTACCATGGCTGGAGCAGGAGGGGCTGGAATACTTGGAGCAGCAGATTCATAGAATCAGGACTCAAGCACAACAGTCTGAAAGGAACCTGATGACGCTGGTTCGTTTTTACAATAAGAGCATGGACG ACTTCCACACACTACAGTGGCAGCAAGGCTGCGATGTGGGGTCAGATGGGCGCCTGCTTCACTGGTACGACCAGCTCGCCTTTGATGGCATAGATCACCCCACCCTGAACAAAGACCTGCGTTTCTGGACAGCGTGGACCAGCACTGTAGCTCAGATCTCTCAGCCCGAGTTAGAAGCTCGCCTGAAGGACAACTGCTCAGAGCTGCTGCAGAAATacccagaaaaggagaaggagaggctGCTGCGTTCAG ACCCGCCAAGGGCACATGTGACCCGGCACCCCAGACCTGAAAGTGATGTGACCCTGAGGTGCTGGGCCCTGGGTTTCTACCCTGCTGACATCACCCTGACCTGGCAGTTGAATGGGGAGGACCTGATCCAAGAAATGGAGTTTGTGGAGACCAGGCCTGCAGGGGATGGAACCTTCCAGAAGTGGGCATCTGTGGTGGTGCCTCTAGGGAAGGAGCAGAAGTACACATGCCTTGTGGAGCATGAGGGGCTGTCAGAGCCGCTCACCCTGAGATGGG AGCCTGCCCAGGACTCCACCACTACAATCATTCTAATTATTCTACCCACTGTCTCTGCAATTGCCCTCTGCGTTGCTGCTGTGGCAACTTGCATATGCCTGAAGAAGAAGGCAG GTGAAAGAGGAAGGCACGACACCCAGGAAGCAG ATGGAGACAGTCCCCAAGACTCTAGCAAGATTGTTGTGGATGATCAG GAGATGGAGGATCCCTTTTGGAATACTGAGAACTACAGAACTCATCTAGGATACCGCTCTGGGACTTTAGGATTTCTAAGCTTGTCACCCTAA
- the RT1-N3 gene encoding RT1 class Ib, locus N3 isoform X1 — MLWVPKAAARWLSALLQILLLNACFSWTWTLVGSHSLRYFSTVMSWPGLREPRIIVSGYIDNMEFLRLDSDAETPRVKPLVPWLEQEGLEYLEQQIHRIRTQAQQSERNLMTLVRFYNKSMDDFHTLQWQQGCDVGSDGRLLHWYDQLAFDGIDHPTLNKDLRFWTAWTSTVAQISQPELEARLKDNCSELLQKYPEKEKERLLRSDPPRAHVTRHPRPESDVTLRCWALGFYPADITLTWQLNGEDLIQEMEFVETRPAGDGTFQKWASVVVPLGKEQKYTCLVEHEGLSEPLTLRWEPAQDSTTTIILIILPTVSAIALCVAAVATCICLKKKAGERGRHDTQEADGDSPQDSSKIVVDDQVRHGVAQRTHDGGVESSDLGTLSEEQDIWDIAS, encoded by the exons ATGCTCTGGGTTCCTAAGGCTGCTGCGCGCTGGCTCAGTGCCCTTCTCCAGATCCTGCTCCTGAATGCCTGCTTCTCCTGGACTTGGACCCTTGTGG GCTCACACTCCCTGCGGTATTTCTCCACTGTCATGTCCTGGCCCGGCCTCCGGGAGCCAAGGATAATAGTCAGCGGCTACATAGATAATATGGAGTTCCTGCGCTTGGACAGCGACGCCGAAACTCCAAGGGTGAAGCCCCTAGTACCATGGCTGGAGCAGGAGGGGCTGGAATACTTGGAGCAGCAGATTCATAGAATCAGGACTCAAGCACAACAGTCTGAAAGGAACCTGATGACGCTGGTTCGTTTTTACAATAAGAGCATGGACG ACTTCCACACACTACAGTGGCAGCAAGGCTGCGATGTGGGGTCAGATGGGCGCCTGCTTCACTGGTACGACCAGCTCGCCTTTGATGGCATAGATCACCCCACCCTGAACAAAGACCTGCGTTTCTGGACAGCGTGGACCAGCACTGTAGCTCAGATCTCTCAGCCCGAGTTAGAAGCTCGCCTGAAGGACAACTGCTCAGAGCTGCTGCAGAAATacccagaaaaggagaaggagaggctGCTGCGTTCAG ACCCGCCAAGGGCACATGTGACCCGGCACCCCAGACCTGAAAGTGATGTGACCCTGAGGTGCTGGGCCCTGGGTTTCTACCCTGCTGACATCACCCTGACCTGGCAGTTGAATGGGGAGGACCTGATCCAAGAAATGGAGTTTGTGGAGACCAGGCCTGCAGGGGATGGAACCTTCCAGAAGTGGGCATCTGTGGTGGTGCCTCTAGGGAAGGAGCAGAAGTACACATGCCTTGTGGAGCATGAGGGGCTGTCAGAGCCGCTCACCCTGAGATGGG AGCCTGCCCAGGACTCCACCACTACAATCATTCTAATTATTCTACCCACTGTCTCTGCAATTGCCCTCTGCGTTGCTGCTGTGGCAACTTGCATATGCCTGAAGAAGAAGGCAG GTGAAAGAGGAAGGCACGACACCCAGGAAGCAG ATGGAGACAGTCCCCAAGACTCTAGCAAGATTGTTGTGGATGATCAGGTAAGACATGGGGTGGCACAGAGGACTCACGATGGGGGTGTAGAATCTTCGGATTTGGGCACTCTGAGTGAGGAGCAAGATATTTGGGACATCGCCAGTTAA
- the RT1-N3 gene encoding RT1 class Ib, locus N3 isoform X4 — protein sequence MLWVPKAAARWLSALLQILLLNACFSWTWTLVGSHSLRYFSTVMSWPGLREPRIIVSGYIDNMEFLRLDSDAETPRVKPLVPWLEQEGLEYLEQQIHRIRTQAQQSERNLMTLVRFYNKSMDDFHTLQWQQGCDVGSDGRLLHWYDQLAFDGIDHPTLNKDLRFWTAWTSTVAQISQPELEARLKDNCSELLQKYPEKEKERLLRSDPPRAHVTRHPRPESDVTLRCWALGFYPADITLTWQLNGEDLIQEMEFVETRPAGDGTFQKWASVVVPLGKEQKYTCLVEHEGLSEPLTLRWEPAQDSTTTIILIILPTVSAIALCVAAVATCICLKKKAGERGRHDTQEAGECVPKTLARLLWMIRRWRIPFGILRTTELI from the exons ATGCTCTGGGTTCCTAAGGCTGCTGCGCGCTGGCTCAGTGCCCTTCTCCAGATCCTGCTCCTGAATGCCTGCTTCTCCTGGACTTGGACCCTTGTGG GCTCACACTCCCTGCGGTATTTCTCCACTGTCATGTCCTGGCCCGGCCTCCGGGAGCCAAGGATAATAGTCAGCGGCTACATAGATAATATGGAGTTCCTGCGCTTGGACAGCGACGCCGAAACTCCAAGGGTGAAGCCCCTAGTACCATGGCTGGAGCAGGAGGGGCTGGAATACTTGGAGCAGCAGATTCATAGAATCAGGACTCAAGCACAACAGTCTGAAAGGAACCTGATGACGCTGGTTCGTTTTTACAATAAGAGCATGGACG ACTTCCACACACTACAGTGGCAGCAAGGCTGCGATGTGGGGTCAGATGGGCGCCTGCTTCACTGGTACGACCAGCTCGCCTTTGATGGCATAGATCACCCCACCCTGAACAAAGACCTGCGTTTCTGGACAGCGTGGACCAGCACTGTAGCTCAGATCTCTCAGCCCGAGTTAGAAGCTCGCCTGAAGGACAACTGCTCAGAGCTGCTGCAGAAATacccagaaaaggagaaggagaggctGCTGCGTTCAG ACCCGCCAAGGGCACATGTGACCCGGCACCCCAGACCTGAAAGTGATGTGACCCTGAGGTGCTGGGCCCTGGGTTTCTACCCTGCTGACATCACCCTGACCTGGCAGTTGAATGGGGAGGACCTGATCCAAGAAATGGAGTTTGTGGAGACCAGGCCTGCAGGGGATGGAACCTTCCAGAAGTGGGCATCTGTGGTGGTGCCTCTAGGGAAGGAGCAGAAGTACACATGCCTTGTGGAGCATGAGGGGCTGTCAGAGCCGCTCACCCTGAGATGGG AGCCTGCCCAGGACTCCACCACTACAATCATTCTAATTATTCTACCCACTGTCTCTGCAATTGCCCTCTGCGTTGCTGCTGTGGCAACTTGCATATGCCTGAAGAAGAAGGCAG GTGAAAGAGGAAGGCACGACACCCAGGAAGCAGGTGAGTGTG TCCCCAAGACTCTAGCAAGATTGTTGTGGATGATCAG GAGATGGAGGATCCCTTTTGGAATACTGAGAACTACAGAACTCATCTAG
- the RT1-N3 gene encoding RT1 class Ib, locus N3 isoform X3, with protein MLWVPKAAARWLSALLQILLLNACFSWTWTLVGSHSLRYFSTVMSWPGLREPRIIVSGYIDNMEFLRLDSDAETPRVKPLVPWLEQEGLEYLEQQIHRIRTQAQQSERNLMTLVRFYNKSMDDFHTLQWQQGCDVGSDGRLLHWYDQLAFDGIDHPTLNKDLRFWTAWTSTVAQISQPELEARLKDNCSELLQKYPEKEKERLLRSDPPRAHVTRHPRPESDVTLRCWALGFYPADITLTWQLNGEDLIQEMEFVETRPAGDGTFQKWASVVVPLGKEQKYTCLVEHEGLSEPLTLRWGERGRHDTQEADGDSPQDSSKIVVDDQEMEDPFWNTENYRTHLGYRSGTLGFLSLSP; from the exons ATGCTCTGGGTTCCTAAGGCTGCTGCGCGCTGGCTCAGTGCCCTTCTCCAGATCCTGCTCCTGAATGCCTGCTTCTCCTGGACTTGGACCCTTGTGG GCTCACACTCCCTGCGGTATTTCTCCACTGTCATGTCCTGGCCCGGCCTCCGGGAGCCAAGGATAATAGTCAGCGGCTACATAGATAATATGGAGTTCCTGCGCTTGGACAGCGACGCCGAAACTCCAAGGGTGAAGCCCCTAGTACCATGGCTGGAGCAGGAGGGGCTGGAATACTTGGAGCAGCAGATTCATAGAATCAGGACTCAAGCACAACAGTCTGAAAGGAACCTGATGACGCTGGTTCGTTTTTACAATAAGAGCATGGACG ACTTCCACACACTACAGTGGCAGCAAGGCTGCGATGTGGGGTCAGATGGGCGCCTGCTTCACTGGTACGACCAGCTCGCCTTTGATGGCATAGATCACCCCACCCTGAACAAAGACCTGCGTTTCTGGACAGCGTGGACCAGCACTGTAGCTCAGATCTCTCAGCCCGAGTTAGAAGCTCGCCTGAAGGACAACTGCTCAGAGCTGCTGCAGAAATacccagaaaaggagaaggagaggctGCTGCGTTCAG ACCCGCCAAGGGCACATGTGACCCGGCACCCCAGACCTGAAAGTGATGTGACCCTGAGGTGCTGGGCCCTGGGTTTCTACCCTGCTGACATCACCCTGACCTGGCAGTTGAATGGGGAGGACCTGATCCAAGAAATGGAGTTTGTGGAGACCAGGCCTGCAGGGGATGGAACCTTCCAGAAGTGGGCATCTGTGGTGGTGCCTCTAGGGAAGGAGCAGAAGTACACATGCCTTGTGGAGCATGAGGGGCTGTCAGAGCCGCTCACCCTGAGATGGG GTGAAAGAGGAAGGCACGACACCCAGGAAGCAG ATGGAGACAGTCCCCAAGACTCTAGCAAGATTGTTGTGGATGATCAG GAGATGGAGGATCCCTTTTGGAATACTGAGAACTACAGAACTCATCTAGGATACCGCTCTGGGACTTTAGGATTTCTAAGCTTGTCACCCTAA
- the RT1-N3 gene encoding RT1 class Ib, locus N3 isoform X2: MLWVPKAAARWLSALLQILLLNACFSWTWTLVGSHSLRYFSTVMSWPGLREPRIIVSGYIDNMEFLRLDSDAETPRVKPLVPWLEQEGLEYLEQQIHRIRTQAQQSERNLMTLVRFYNKSMDDFHTLQWQQGCDVGSDGRLLHWYDQLAFDGIDHPTLNKDLRFWTAWTSTVAQISQPELEARLKDNCSELLQKYPEKEKERLLRSDPPRAHVTRHPRPESDVTLRCWALGFYPADITLTWQLNGEDLIQEMEFVETRPAGDGTFQKWASVVVPLGKEQKYTCLVEHEGLSEPLTLRWGERGRHDTQEADGDSPQDSSKIVVDDQVRHGVAQRTHDGGVESSDLGTLSEEQDIWDIAS; the protein is encoded by the exons ATGCTCTGGGTTCCTAAGGCTGCTGCGCGCTGGCTCAGTGCCCTTCTCCAGATCCTGCTCCTGAATGCCTGCTTCTCCTGGACTTGGACCCTTGTGG GCTCACACTCCCTGCGGTATTTCTCCACTGTCATGTCCTGGCCCGGCCTCCGGGAGCCAAGGATAATAGTCAGCGGCTACATAGATAATATGGAGTTCCTGCGCTTGGACAGCGACGCCGAAACTCCAAGGGTGAAGCCCCTAGTACCATGGCTGGAGCAGGAGGGGCTGGAATACTTGGAGCAGCAGATTCATAGAATCAGGACTCAAGCACAACAGTCTGAAAGGAACCTGATGACGCTGGTTCGTTTTTACAATAAGAGCATGGACG ACTTCCACACACTACAGTGGCAGCAAGGCTGCGATGTGGGGTCAGATGGGCGCCTGCTTCACTGGTACGACCAGCTCGCCTTTGATGGCATAGATCACCCCACCCTGAACAAAGACCTGCGTTTCTGGACAGCGTGGACCAGCACTGTAGCTCAGATCTCTCAGCCCGAGTTAGAAGCTCGCCTGAAGGACAACTGCTCAGAGCTGCTGCAGAAATacccagaaaaggagaaggagaggctGCTGCGTTCAG ACCCGCCAAGGGCACATGTGACCCGGCACCCCAGACCTGAAAGTGATGTGACCCTGAGGTGCTGGGCCCTGGGTTTCTACCCTGCTGACATCACCCTGACCTGGCAGTTGAATGGGGAGGACCTGATCCAAGAAATGGAGTTTGTGGAGACCAGGCCTGCAGGGGATGGAACCTTCCAGAAGTGGGCATCTGTGGTGGTGCCTCTAGGGAAGGAGCAGAAGTACACATGCCTTGTGGAGCATGAGGGGCTGTCAGAGCCGCTCACCCTGAGATGGG GTGAAAGAGGAAGGCACGACACCCAGGAAGCAG ATGGAGACAGTCCCCAAGACTCTAGCAAGATTGTTGTGGATGATCAGGTAAGACATGGGGTGGCACAGAGGACTCACGATGGGGGTGTAGAATCTTCGGATTTGGGCACTCTGAGTGAGGAGCAAGATATTTGGGACATCGCCAGTTAA